A single genomic interval of Coccidioides posadasii str. Silveira chromosome 1, complete sequence harbors:
- a CDS encoding uncharacterized protein (EggNog:ENOG410PV8D~COG:S~TransMembrane:2 (o269-288i300-318o)), protein MEDTNSFQTFAAQKDLLVTIRFSASIPDLRLEVPDPSSTTTAGLKQLIRKKLPGDLAKRRLRLIHAGKALEDGVGLGVSLKFELEPGDVKGKRPIRGAHDTQRLDIPSHATKRILYIHCSIGDIVLSDEELVKEARQSHVLSTIPGEPDLPGSHLSGAPAFPQDHIHDPSHATGASTTTPAPRGFDRLLSAGFTVAEVSALRSQFLALQSLSHTPDTMPVGEELRRLEDRWMDEGSNDALPGGGAGGDLTGGDAFGNVSSDVSGVLDDMLWGSVMGFFWPIGCGIWLLREEGVWSWRKGLAVFVGLLVNFGFGAVRWMN, encoded by the coding sequence ATGGAAGATACAAACAGCTTTCAAACCTTTGCTGCACAAAAAGACCTTCTTGTAACAATCCGTTTTTCTGCTTCTATCCCAGATCTCCGCCTGGAAGTACCCGATCCCTCATCGACAACTACAGCCGGTTTAAAACAGCTGATTCGGAAGAAGCTACCTGGCGATTTAGCGAAGAGGAGATTACGCCTGATCCACGCGGGAAAAGCACTTGAAGATGGGGTGGGATTGGGTGTGAGCCTGAAATTTGAGCTGGAGCCCGGGGATGTCAAGGGCAAACGGCCGATCCGAGGTGCCCATGACACGCAAAGACTCGATATTCCGTCTCACGCCACGAAGAGGATACTATACATCCACTGTTCAATCGGTGACATCGTTCTCTCTGACGAGGAGCTGGTAAAAGAGGCTCGACAGTCCCACGTATTGTCTACGATACCCGGTGAACCTGACCTTCCAGGCTCCCACCTTTCTGGCGCTCCCGCTTTTCCCCAAGACCACATACACGATCCGTCCCATGCGACAGGTGCCTCTACGACTACTCCTGCCCCGCGCGGATTCGATCGCCTGCTTTCCGCTGGCTTCACTGTCGCCGAGGTCTCCGCTCTCCGTTCCCAGTTCCTTGCTCTCCAGTCCCTCTCACACACACCTGATACTATGCCTGTCGGGGAGGAGCTCCGTCGCCTTGAAGATCGTTGGATGGACGAAGGTTCCAACGACGCTTTGCCAGGCGGCGGAGCTGGCGGTGACTTGACGGGCGGAGATGCATTTGGCAATGTGAGCAGCGACGTGTCTGGCGTTCTGGATGATATGCTATGGGGATCGGTGATGGGCTTCTTCTGGCCGATCGGATGCGGGATATGGTTGCTGAGGGAGGAAGGGGTGTGGAGTTGGCGAAAAGGACTGGCTGTGTTTGTGGGCTTACTGGTTAACTTTGGCTTTGGCGCGGTAAGGTGGATGAATTAG
- the ISA1 gene encoding Iron-sulfur assembly protein 1 (EggNog:ENOG410PMYF~COG:P) yields the protein MSLFHNSVTSSMRLIYRDASRRACSQTTRAFSSCRQSYQSSKRELQTATAYRPQTLPEPFPPRNLEASDHSISKAIPGIGGAELPSDLPYTKGPDRFKRYSLPESDAHKAHPLPTQTPATPATPPSSAEATKKPRRSKLRPRKAAMTLTPAAVEQIRNLLSQPDPKMIRVGVKNRGCSGLAYHLEFVEKPAPFDEVVEQDGIKVLIDSKALFSIIGSEMDWQEDKLASRFVFKNPNIKDECGCGESFMV from the exons ATGTCCCTCTTTCACAACTCAGTGACATCATCCATGAGGCTGATCTATCGAGACGCCAGTCGCCGAGCATGTTCGCAGACAACTAGGGCCTTCTCGTCCTGCCGGCAGTCCTACCAGTCATCAAAGCGCGAACTGCAAACTGCAACAGCCTACAGACCGCAAACCCTGCCCGAGCCATTTCCTCCACGAAACCTTGAGGCTTCAGACCATTCTATCTCAAAGGCCATTCCAGGTATAGGCGGTGCCGAACTGCCATCAGATCTCCCCTACACAAAGGGTCCCGACCGCTTCAAGCGTTATAGCCTCCCAGAAAGCGACGCGCACAAAGCCCACCCACTTCCTACCCAGACTCCCGCGACCCCTGCAACCCCACCATCATCCGCGGAAGCCACGAAGAAGCCGCGTCGGAGTAAATTACGACCGCGCAAAGCTGCGATGACTCTCACACCAGCGGCTGTAGAGCAAATACGCAATCTGCTGTCTCAGCCAGATCCCAAGATGATCCGTGTGGGTGTGAAGAATCGGGGTTGCTCCGGCTTGGCATATCATTTGGAATTCGTTGAGAAACCGGCGCCTTTTGATGAAGTGGTGGAACAAGACGGCATTAAAGTGCTGATCGACAGCAAAGCCTTGTTCAGCATAATTGGCAGCGAGATGGACTGGCAGGAGGATAAGCTGGCAAGCCGTTTTGTGTTCAAGAACCCCAACATAA AGGATGAATGCGGCTGTGGCGAATCATTCATGGTATGA